From Megalobrama amblycephala isolate DHTTF-2021 linkage group LG8, ASM1881202v1, whole genome shotgun sequence, the proteins below share one genomic window:
- the LOC125273482 gene encoding uncharacterized protein LOC125273482, with translation MLHHFLVHAAFQTSRWLPRDQRLKFQIVLFSFVVLFLAPQFYILSRPKSSRYCEKPLLSNLIVFIVFSFIATGLAVALTLTDPVPKSIRVAFHSFGLFAFIQGLCTLILTLTAPQCANTTTELYIFSLVVSWGSILSTVFFLVRGSLCLIHKLFPHWLRDTCLWG, from the exons ATGCTTCACCATTTCTTAGTCCATGCAGCTTTTCAGACCAGCAGGTGGCTTCCAAGAGATCAAAGGTTAAAATT TCAGATTGTTCTTTTCAGCTTTGTGGTGCTTTTCCTGGCACCACAGTTTTATATTTTGTCAAG GCCAAAATCTTCTCGCTATTGTGAAAAGCCATTGTTGAGCAATCTTATAGTCTTCATTGTGTTCTCATTTATAGCAACAG GTTTGGCTGTAGCGCTTACACTGACAGACCCAGTTCCCAAGAGCATAAGGGTAGCGTTTCACTCATTTGGACTGTTTGCGTTTATCCAGGGACTTTGTACACTCATTCTTACCCTGACTGCACCTCAATGT GCGAACACCACCACAGAattgtatatattttctttGGTAGTGTCTTGGGGCAGCATACTCTCAACAG TTTTCTTTCTGGTCAGAGGAAGTCTTTGCCTGATCCACAAACTGTTTCCGCATTGGTTAAGAGATACGTGCCTCTGGGGTTGA
- the rbp7b gene encoding retinoid-binding protein 7, whose translation MPANYSGTWDIVDNENIEGYMVALGIDFATRKIAGMLKPQKIFEQDGDSFTIKTLTTFRNYSTSFKIGEEFEEITKGLDNRKCKSTVNWENDKLVCVQKGEKKNRGWTHWMEGDTLYLELKCEDQICKQTYKRTA comes from the exons ATGCCTGCAAACTATAGTGGAACCTGGGACATAGTGGACAATGAAAACATTGAAGGTTACATGGTTGCTCTTG GAATTGATTTCGCCACCCGAAAGATAGCGGGGATGCTAAAGCCACAGAAAATCTTTGAGCAAGACGGAGACTCTTTCACCATTAAAACTTTAACCACTTTCCGGAACTACTCCACTTCATTCAAAATTGGAGAAGAGTTTGAGGAAATCACCAAAGGACTGGACAACAGAAAATGCAAG TCAACAGTCAACTGGGAAAACGACAAACTTGTGTGTGTCCAGAAAGGAGAGAAAAAGAACAGAGGATGGACACACTGGATGGAGGGAGACACTCTTTACCTT GAACTTAAATGTGAAGACCAGATCTGCAAGCAAACCTACAAAAGAACAGCTTGA
- the cenps gene encoding centromere protein S, which yields MKMDEDEAQKQRLKAAVHYTVGSLCQHIAADCEKQITKQTIAAIAETAFRQCDIFAKDLEAFARHAKRNTVTVDDVKLTARRTTALHNYIQQKSEELALNNQELKEKRKKNAAKRKSKDLEAEEENEVED from the exons ATGAAAATGGATGAGGACGAAGCACAAAAACAG AGGCTTAAAGCTGCTGTTCACTACACTGTCGGCTCTCTCTGTCAACACATCGCTGCAGACTGCGAGAAACAAATCACCAAACAGACAATAGCAGCTATTGCAGAGACTGCGTTCAGACAGTGTG ATATATTTGCCAAGGACTTGGAAGCGTTTGCGAG ACATGCTAAAAGAAACACAGTTACAGTGGATGATGTGAAACTGACAGCGAGGAGAACCACTGCACTG CACAACTACATTCAGCAGAAAAGTGAAGAACTGGCTTTGAACAACCAAGAACTGAAGGAGAAAAGGAAGAAAAATGCTGCCAAGAGGAAAAGTAAAGACTTGGAAGCCGAGGAGGAGAACGAGGTTGAAGactga
- the tardbpb gene encoding TAR DNA-binding protein 43, with amino-acid sequence MAEMYIRVAEEENEEPMEIPSEDDGTVLLSTVAAQFPGACGLRYRSPVSQCMRGVRLVDGVLHAPENGWGNLVYVVNYPKETVLPDNKRKMDEIDASSATKIKRGDQKTSDLIVLGLPWKTTEQDLKDYFSTFGDVIMVQVKRDVKTGNSKGFGFVRFAEWESQGKVMSQRHMIDGRWCDCKLPNSKQGPDEPMRSRKVFVGRCTEDMTADELRQFFMQYGEVTDVFIPKPFRAFAFVTFADDQVAASLCGEDLIIKGVSVHISNAEPKHNNTRQMMERAGRFGNGFGGQGFGGSRSGMGGSSSSLGNFSNFNLNPAMMAAAQAALQSSWGMMGMLAQQNQSGASGTSTSGTSSTRDQPQTYSSGNSNYGSSAATLGWGSGSNSSTSGGGFNSSFGSSMESKSSGWGM; translated from the exons ATGGCCGAGATGTACATTCGCGTCGCGGAGGAGGAGAACGAGGAGCCGATGGAGATTCCGTCGGAGGACGACGGCACGGTGCTGCTGTCCACTGTGGCCGCTCAGTTTCCAGGGGCTTGTGGCCTTCGTTACCGGAGCCCGGTGTCTCAGTGCATGAGGGGAGTTCGCCTGGTGGACGGTGTCCTGCACGCCCCTGAGAACGGCTGGGGAAACCTGGTCTATGTGGTCAATTACCCCAAGG AAACTGTTCTGCCAGATAATAAGAGGAAGATGGATGAGATTGATGCTTCTTCTGCAACAAAGATCAAGAGAGGAGATCAGAAGACTTCAGATCTGATTGTGCTGGGTCTGCCATGGAAAACTACAGAACAAGACTTAAAAGACTACTTCAGTACGTTTGGAGATGTCATCATGGTGCAG GTCAAGCGGGACGTAAAGACGGGAAATTCAAAAGGGTTTGGGTTTGTAAGGTTTGCCGAGTGGGAGTCTCAGGGTAAGGTGATGTCACAGCGGCACATGATTGACGGCAGGTGGTGTGACTGCAAACTACCCAACTCCAAG CAAGGCCCAGATGAACCAATGAGGAGCAGGAAAGTATTTGTGGGCCGTTGCACAGAAGACATGACCGCTGATGAGCTCCGTCAGTTcttcatgcaatatggggaggtcACAGATGTCTTCATTCCTAAACCATTCAGAGCATTCGCTTTCGTCACCTTTGCAGATGACCAA GTTGCCGCCTCCCTGTGTGGAGAAGATCTGATCATCAAGGGCGTCAGCGTGCACATCTCCAACGCTGAACCGAAACACAACAACACTAGGCAGATGATGGAGCGGGCAGGGCGCTTTGGGAACGGGTTCGGAGGTCAGGGTTTCGGAGGCAGCCGCAGTGGCATGGGGGGTAGCTCCAGCAGCTTGGGAAATTTCAGCAATTTCAATCTCAACCCAGCCATGATGGCTGCCGCCCAGGCCGCCCTACAGAGCAGTTGGGGTATGATGGGAATGTTAGCACAGCAGAATCAGTCAGGTGCGTCTGGCACGAGCACAAGTGGCACAAGTTCCACACGGGACCAGCCCCAAACATACAGCTCGGGCAACAGCAACTACGGCAGCTCAGCAGCCACTCTCGGCTGGGGCTCCGGCTCTAACTCCAGCACTAGTGGTGGTGGGTTTAACTCCAGCTTTGGCTCTAGTATGGAGTCTAAGTCGTCAGGGTGGGGTATGTAA
- the h6pd gene encoding GDH/6PGL endoplasmic bifunctional protein yields the protein MLRIRWELLLMAIICWHRGHTDNHEAKQSLGHVTVVVVGGTGDLARKYLWQGFFQLYADEVGKGHTFSFYGGGLSPNENGTTLLFGILKELACPPELSAERCALVKDQFLHLSQYHQLKTSEDYEKLSQKIKEQVGQEGMVEAGRLFYLSVPAFAYADIAEKINNTCRPPPDAWLRVVLEKPFGHDFASAQSLDKKLSGQLKEEEMYRIDHYLGKQVVSKILPFRKENKKLLDPIWNKHHIERIEIVLKETLDSKGRIQFYDQYGVIRDVLQNHLTEVMTLMLMNLPANLSNSKEILQNKLNFLASLQHVDNSNVVVGQYQAYNGEVQEELNKTKDYFSLTPTFAGVLIHVDNAQYEGIPIFMTSGKALDERVAYARVIFKSDVFCVQDLSNVHCKSKQIIFYLGHGNLQYPAILVSKNLFKPDLMSSGDWKEVTEYKDVDVLGLPLSDYYIQSPVVPREAYCELISHVFFGRKDRFISAEGLLASWAFWTPLLESLTRVFPRVYPGGVANGNLLNFKLRGHQVAFSHEAVVNVINPGAEDNFQVMQGKYRSSEMVSAWAQELVDRLASDLLLAAEEAIREEGQFHLALSGGSSPVALLRALALNLYTFPWRNTHIWQVDERCVPHTESGSNFRSIHDLLLQHIRIPYFNIHPMPVHLTQRLCVEEDGGPTLYEKEIKKHVNASSFHYILLGVGHDGHTASLFQDTKLESDEERLVTLTESPIKPHQRMSLTFTAINRARRVGVLIMGKNKHELVSQLSRIKGESSKYPITKVQPKSGTLIWYIDYDALLG from the exons ATGTTGAGGATAAGATGGGAGTTGCTGCTAATGGCCATCATATGCTGGCATAGAGGCCACACAGATAATCATGAGGCTAAGCAGAGTCTTGGGCATGTGACTGTGGTAGTTGTGGGTGGAACAGGTGACTTGGCCAGGAAGTACCTGTGGCAAGGCTTTTTCCAGCTTTATGCTGACGAGGTAGGCAAAGGACACACCTTCTCATTTTATGGTGGGGGCCTTTCGCCGAATGAGAATGGGACCACGCTGCTGTTTGGGATCTTGAAGGAGCTGGCTTGCCCTCCAGAGCTCTCTGCTGAGCGCTGTGCGTTGGTCAAAGACCAGTTCTTGCATCTGTCCCAGTATCACCAGCTGAAGACATCTGAGGACTATGAAAAACTCAGCCAGAAGATCAAAGAGCAGGTAGGACAGGAGGGTATGGTCGAAGCGGGGAGGCTCTTCTACCTGTCTGTTCCAGCTTTCGCATATGCAGACATTGCAGAGAAGATCAACAACACCTGCCGCCCCCCTCCTGACGCATGGCTGAGGGTGGTGCTGGAGAAGCCATTTGGTCATGACTTTGCTAGTGCCCAGTCCCTTGACAAAAAACTGTCAGGCCAGCTGAAAGAAGAGGAGATGTATAGGATTGACCACTATTTAGGGAAGCAG GTTGTCTCTAAAATATTGCCATTTAGGAAAGAGAATAAGAAACTTCTGGACCCTATCTGGAACAAGCACCATATTGAAAGAATAGAAATTGTATTGAAGGAAACCCTGGATTCCAAAG GACGGATTCAGTTTTATGATCAATATGGCGTCATCAGAGATGTGCTCCAGAACCACCTCACAGAGGTCATGACCCTTATGTTGATGAACCTTCCTGCAAACCTCTCCAACAGCAAGGAGATACTACAAAACAAACTTAATTTCTTGGCTTCCCTACAGCATGTAGATAACAGTAATGTGGTCGTAGGTCAGTACCAAGCTTACAATGGAGAGGTTcaggaagagctaaataaaacaaaggacTACTTCAGCCTAACCCCCACATTCGCTG GAGTGCTCATTCATGTCGACAATGCGCAATATGAGGGAATCCCCATATTTATGACTTCAGGCAAGGCACTTGATGAACGGGTCGCTTATGCACGTGTAATTTTCAAAAGTGATGTATTTTGTGTCCAGGATCTCAGTAACGTTCACTGCAAATCCAAACAGATCATATTTTATCTGGGTCACGGAAACCTCCAGTACCCTGCGATTCTCGTGAGCAAGAACCTGTTCAAGCCCGACCTGATGAGCAGCGGTGACTGGAAGGAGGTCACTGAATACAAAGACGTAGACGTGCTGGGGTTACCCCTCAGTGATTATTACATCCAGTCACCAGTCGTACCCAGAGAGGCTTATTGTGAGCTGATCTCACACGTCTTCTTTGGACGCAAAGATAGATTTATCAGTGCCGAAGGACTCCTTGCTTCCTGGGCGTTTTGGACACCTCTCCTTGAAAGCTTGACTCGGGTCTTTCCACGGGTGTATCCTGGTGGTGTAGCCAACGGGAACCTGCTGAACTTTAAGCTGCGGGGCCATCAGGTCGCTTTCAGCCATGAAGCCGTGGTCAATGTTATCAACCCTGGTGCCGAGGACAACTTCCAGGTGATGCAAGGGAAGTACCGTAGTTCTGAAATGGTATCTGCTTGGGCACAGGAACTGGTGGATCGCTTGGCTTCTGATCTTCTCCTGGCTGCCGAGGAAGCCATTCGTGAAGAGGGTCAGTTTCACCTGGCGTTGTCTGGTGGCTCCAGCCCGGTGGCGCTGCTACGTGCGCTCGCCCTCAACCTCTACACCTTTCCGTGGCGCAACACTCACATATGGCAAGTGGACGAGCGATGTGTGCCACATACAGAATCAGGCTCCAACTTCCGGTCCATTCACGATCTGCTGCTTCAGCATATCCGCATACCCTACTTCAACATCCACCCCATGCCGGTGCATCTCACCCAACGGTTATGCGTGGAAGAGGATGGTGGTCCTACATTATATGAGAAGGAAATTAAGAAGCATGTCAATGCCTCCAGCTTCCACTACATCCTGCTTGGCGTAGGCCATGATGGCCACACTGCCTCATTGTTCCAGGACACCAAATTGGAAAGCGACGAAGAACGGTTGGTAACTCTGACGGAGAGCCCCATTAAACCTCACCAGAGGATGAGTCTCACATTCACAGCTATCAATAGGGCTCGAAGGGTAGGTGTTTTAATAATGGGGAAAAACAAGCATGAACTTGTCAGTCAACTCAGCCGAATTAAGGGGGAATCATCTAAGTATCCCATTACCAAAGTACAGCCAAAGAGCGGTACTCTTATATGGTACATTGACTATGATGCACTGTTAGGATAG